A genome region from Methanococcoides burtonii DSM 6242 includes the following:
- a CDS encoding helix-hairpin-helix domain-containing protein, whose amino-acid sequence MPGFGKKSAEQLRDLGIYSISQLKGEDPELMYLKLIDLRGMHMDRCVLYGFREAVYYASHKNHDPELLKWWNWSDKNMEKRKKEEK is encoded by the coding sequence ATGCCAGGTTTCGGGAAGAAATCAGCTGAGCAACTGAGGGACCTGGGGATATATTCTATCTCCCAACTCAAAGGTGAAGATCCCGAGCTGATGTATCTTAAATTAATTGATCTGAGGGGAATGCACATGGACAGATGTGTGCTCTATGGTTTCAGGGAGGCAGTCTACTATGCATCCCACAAGAACCATGACCCTGAACTGCTCAAATGGTGGAACTGGTCCGATAAAAATATGGAAAAAAGAAAGAAAGAAGAAAAGTAA
- a CDS encoding SagB/ThcOx family dehydrogenase, translating into MGNAATLRNVPSAGARHSLETYLLVNNVEGLEEGIYIFLPIEHKLAKIKTGSFAAKNITAACLDQSFIRSSAVTFIWTAVIYRMKWRYGERGYRYINLDVGHVCQNLYLSAQSIDCGVCAIGAFFDDELNAVLGIDGEDEFVI; encoded by the coding sequence ATGGGAAATGCAGCCACGCTGAGGAATGTACCCTCTGCAGGTGCAAGACACTCCCTTGAGACATACCTACTCGTAAACAACGTGGAAGGCCTTGAAGAGGGGATCTACATTTTCCTGCCCATTGAACACAAACTGGCTAAGATAAAAACAGGTTCCTTTGCTGCTAAAAATATTACTGCTGCATGTCTGGACCAGTCCTTCATAAGATCGAGTGCTGTCACGTTCATATGGACAGCGGTGATCTACAGGATGAAGTGGAGGTACGGGGAAAGAGGATACAGGTACATAAACCTGGATGTAGGTCATGTGTGCCAGAATCTTTACCTGAGCGCGCAGTCTATCGACTGTGGGGTATGTGCCATTGGAGCCTTCTTTGATGATGAACTCAATGCTGTGCTGGGAATAGATGGCGAGGATGAATTTGTGATCTAA
- a CDS encoding class I SAM-dependent methyltransferase codes for MKRSAFNIHTWKYDLWYNKNSAVYASELEAIRELMPSKIAHNSIEIGVGTGRFASELGITYGLDPSARMLKIAESRKVECIKGVGESLPFKGSSMKLALIVTSLCFMDAKKVL; via the coding sequence ATGAAAAGAAGCGCTTTTAACATCCATACATGGAAATATGATCTCTGGTACAACAAGAATTCAGCAGTCTATGCATCTGAACTGGAGGCCATCAGGGAGCTTATGCCATCGAAAATAGCTCACAATAGTATCGAGATCGGAGTTGGCACAGGCAGGTTTGCATCAGAATTGGGAATCACTTACGGACTTGATCCCTCTGCCCGGATGCTGAAAATTGCAGAGTCGCGTAAGGTTGAATGCATAAAAGGAGTTGGTGAGTCACTTCCTTTCAAAGGATCTTCAATGAAACTTGCGTTGATAGTTACAAGTCTCTGTTTTATGGATGCTAAAAAGGTACTGTAG
- a CDS encoding DNA-3-methyladenine glycosylase I codes for MKVRCEWANVNELEIEYHDKQWGVPVHDDRNLFEFLILEGAQAGLSWGTILKRRDGYRKAFDDFDYNLVASYDDLKIEKLMQDSGIIRNRRKILSSIKNARSFIEIRDEFGSFSKYIWKFLEDGKPIQNSFRSINDMPANTELSEMMSKDLKKRGFSFVGPTIIYAFMQAVGMVNDHEVGCFRHEECRKLAEK; via the coding sequence ATGAAAGTTCGCTGTGAATGGGCAAATGTGAACGAACTTGAAATAGAATACCATGACAAGCAGTGGGGTGTACCCGTACATGATGACAGGAACCTCTTCGAATTCCTGATACTCGAAGGTGCACAGGCAGGTTTGAGCTGGGGCACTATTCTGAAAAGAAGGGATGGTTATAGAAAGGCCTTCGATGATTTTGATTACAATTTGGTCGCATCCTATGATGATCTGAAGATAGAGAAATTGATGCAGGACAGTGGCATCATAAGGAACAGAAGGAAGATCCTTTCTTCAATAAAGAATGCCAGATCATTCATAGAAATAAGAGATGAATTTGGATCATTTAGCAAGTATATATGGAAATTTCTGGAGGATGGCAAACCGATACAGAATTCTTTCAGATCTATAAATGATATGCCTGCAAATACCGAGTTATCTGAAATGATGAGCAAGGATTTAAAGAAAAGAGGATTTTCTTTTGTGGGCCCAACCATAATTTATGCCTTCATGCAGGCGGTTGGAATGGTCAATGATCATGAGGTAGGGTGTTTCAGGCATGAAGAATGCAGGAAACTAGCTGAGAAATGA
- a CDS encoding DNA alkylation repair protein — translation MEGSKSFQKEVFDYLMKNKEVMPRITLRYASEKMPEKMRVEIMKR, via the coding sequence ATGGAAGGAAGCAAATCTTTTCAAAAAGAGGTGTTCGATTACCTCATGAAAAATAAAGAAGTAATGCCGAGGATCACCTTGCGTTATGCTTCTGAAAAAATGCCTGAAAAGATGAGAGTAGAAATTATGAAACGATAA
- a CDS encoding DUF429 domain-containing protein — protein MNFVGVDGCKSGWFAIELNETNKFKIELFANISDLWQKYNENSIILIDIPIGLRENYPKGRSCDLEARKVLGSPRRNSVFPVPCRQAIYEHTYESACTVNEKHFGNKISIFAWRIVPKIREVDAFLLKNESARSQILEIHPELCFCNLAGKPMHYSKKKKDGIAERLEVLKQVCPSTNEIFSSSLSRYKRKEVARDDILDALSAAVTAKLGHKHGFTSIPENSEFDPKGLPMQMVYFSNRM, from the coding sequence ATGAACTTTGTAGGCGTTGATGGTTGCAAAAGCGGTTGGTTTGCAATTGAACTTAATGAAACCAATAAGTTTAAGATAGAATTATTTGCAAATATTTCTGACCTCTGGCAAAAATACAATGAGAACTCGATCATATTGATCGATATTCCTATTGGATTAAGAGAGAACTATCCAAAAGGTCGTTCATGTGACCTAGAAGCCCGTAAAGTATTAGGAAGTCCACGTCGAAATTCAGTATTTCCGGTCCCATGCAGGCAGGCTATCTATGAGCATACTTATGAATCCGCCTGCACCGTCAATGAAAAGCATTTTGGGAATAAAATATCAATTTTTGCATGGAGAATTGTACCTAAAATAAGAGAAGTTGATGCGTTTCTACTCAAAAATGAATCAGCCAGATCTCAGATACTGGAAATACATCCGGAGTTATGCTTTTGTAACCTTGCCGGCAAACCAATGCATTATTCGAAAAAGAAAAAGGATGGAATTGCAGAACGTTTAGAGGTGCTTAAGCAGGTCTGCCCATCAACAAATGAGATATTTAGTTCCTCTTTATCACGTTACAAACGTAAAGAGGTTGCCAGAGATGATATTTTAGATGCCCTTTCTGCAGCAGTTACAGCAAAACTGGGTCACAAGCATGGATTTACATCGATCCCAGAGAATAGCGAGTTCGATCCAAAGGGCTTACCTATGCAAATGGTTTATTTTAGCAATCGTATGTGA
- a CDS encoding CRISPR-associated helicase/endonuclease Cas3 — translation MYRNWGKSKSATEYDNSNYHLLVYHGLDVAATGRTILQKDKLLLQKFTDIISLDEEKTISLISFCLAVHDIGKFSERFQNLQPELLNDLRDHDSDKSYTVRHDSMGLHLWKEIWSTAFDENWLGLDKEIYDKFDWNDLIGPWMNSVTGHHGKPPEYVHNGITISSSDLFTDEDIEMASSFVKEAASLLLSDALSDAFEFTSCSEEQAYDIDDMILAFKRTSWLIAGLAIVSDWIGSSEEHFEYISSEIPLKEYLDKYALPNAEKALEDAGIYPSTPSTITGMDELFPDIVVPSPMQEHVSNCDVAAGPQLFILEDATGSGKTEAALCLAHRLMAKGLAQGAFVGLPTMATSNAMYERLGNSYQRMYAKGERPSLVLAHGQNYLSDAFRSSIGFQNSKNGYYGDGSSGDETIQAQCSAWIADNRKKALLADVGVGTIDQALMAILQSNHQSLRLLGLSRNVLIVDEVHAYDPYMHTLLCSLLEFHVSLGGSAILLSATLPQKHRQGLISHFCKGLDSPTMSASNEEYALVTHVSENEISETPIGTRPGTERTVNVEFLHDEPSVEDKLIKCSKEGKCCCWIRNTVDDAIEAYEKIVSELGNDNVLLFHARFAMGDRLKIENDVLETFGKRSDRNCRKGKVLIATQVVEQSLDIDFDYMVSDLAPMDLLFQRAGRLQRHPRDKKGSISENDERGRPLLGILAPELSKDVTENWYSDMFKGGAYVYPSHGKLWLTANLLFEHGRFSIPKDSRSFIEYVFGENANETVPAPLRARDEKAQGEAMADRSMANWRSLNLLQGYERSGSQWVDDTITPTRLGESVNVRLAQFEGQKLVPLRGPDDLSWELSQLSISGGRVKFVDDHGEELNKCIEEAQVSMRDKGKWSVLIPMGSDDGVNWTGNAKNKHNDRVDLAYDARIGLRMCNK, via the coding sequence ATGTATCGAAACTGGGGAAAGTCAAAAAGTGCAACTGAATATGATAATTCTAATTATCACTTATTAGTTTATCATGGTCTGGATGTTGCAGCCACGGGCAGGACAATTCTGCAAAAAGATAAATTATTATTGCAAAAATTCACAGACATAATTTCTCTTGATGAGGAAAAGACCATTTCGTTGATCTCGTTTTGTCTTGCAGTTCATGACATCGGCAAATTCTCAGAGCGTTTTCAAAACCTTCAGCCAGAGCTGTTGAACGATCTAAGAGATCATGACAGTGACAAGAGCTACACAGTACGCCATGATAGCATGGGACTACATCTTTGGAAAGAGATCTGGTCAACTGCATTTGATGAAAATTGGCTTGGCCTGGATAAGGAGATCTATGATAAATTCGATTGGAATGACCTTATCGGCCCCTGGATGAATTCAGTGACCGGACATCATGGCAAACCTCCGGAATATGTGCACAATGGAATCACTATAAGTTCAAGTGATCTTTTCACAGACGAAGATATTGAAATGGCAAGTTCCTTTGTAAAAGAAGCAGCTTCGTTACTACTAAGTGATGCATTAAGTGATGCATTCGAGTTCACTTCATGTTCTGAAGAACAGGCATATGATATTGACGATATGATCCTGGCTTTTAAAAGAACGTCATGGCTTATCGCGGGTCTTGCCATCGTCAGTGATTGGATAGGTTCCTCTGAAGAGCATTTTGAATATATCTCTTCCGAAATACCACTTAAAGAATATTTGGATAAATATGCTTTACCAAATGCTGAAAAGGCATTGGAAGATGCGGGTATCTATCCATCTACACCTTCTACAATAACTGGCATGGATGAATTGTTCCCGGACATCGTTGTTCCCAGTCCCATGCAAGAGCATGTTTCGAACTGTGATGTTGCAGCTGGTCCACAATTGTTTATTTTGGAAGATGCTACCGGTAGTGGAAAAACAGAAGCTGCGTTATGTTTAGCACATCGGTTGATGGCTAAAGGACTTGCACAGGGAGCTTTTGTGGGGTTACCCACCATGGCTACATCCAATGCAATGTATGAAAGGCTGGGTAATTCATATCAAAGGATGTATGCCAAAGGCGAAAGACCATCTTTGGTACTTGCACATGGTCAAAATTATCTGTCTGATGCATTTAGAAGCTCGATTGGCTTTCAAAATTCAAAAAATGGTTATTACGGAGATGGATCTTCAGGTGATGAGACTATTCAGGCACAATGCTCTGCATGGATCGCTGACAATAGGAAGAAAGCATTGCTTGCAGATGTGGGTGTTGGGACTATTGACCAGGCATTGATGGCGATCCTTCAATCCAATCATCAATCGTTAAGGCTGTTAGGTCTCTCACGTAATGTGCTCATAGTCGACGAAGTTCATGCTTATGACCCATATATGCATACGTTACTTTGTAGCCTTCTTGAATTTCATGTATCCCTTGGTGGCAGTGCTATCCTTCTTTCTGCTACATTGCCACAGAAACATCGTCAAGGACTAATATCTCATTTTTGTAAGGGGCTGGATAGTCCGACTATGAGTGCATCCAATGAAGAATATGCACTTGTAACTCATGTTTCTGAAAACGAGATATCTGAAACTCCCATAGGAACACGTCCCGGCACTGAACGCACTGTCAATGTGGAATTCCTGCACGATGAACCATCTGTTGAAGACAAGTTGATCAAATGTTCAAAGGAAGGGAAATGCTGCTGCTGGATACGCAATACCGTCGATGATGCCATCGAAGCCTACGAAAAGATCGTATCCGAATTGGGCAATGACAATGTACTTCTGTTCCATGCAAGATTTGCCATGGGAGACCGTTTAAAGATCGAAAATGACGTTCTCGAAACTTTTGGGAAAAGAAGTGACAGAAACTGCCGTAAGGGAAAGGTACTGATCGCCACACAGGTCGTGGAACAATCATTGGACATTGACTTTGATTATATGGTCAGCGATCTTGCGCCTATGGACCTGCTATTCCAAAGAGCAGGAAGATTACAGCGTCATCCACGCGATAAGAAGGGTTCTATAAGTGAAAATGATGAAAGAGGGAGGCCACTTCTTGGGATATTGGCTCCTGAATTATCAAAGGATGTTACTGAGAACTGGTATTCAGACATGTTCAAAGGTGGAGCGTATGTGTATCCTTCCCATGGGAAGTTGTGGCTTACTGCTAATTTGCTTTTTGAACATGGCCGTTTCAGTATTCCAAAGGACAGCCGATCTTTTATTGAATATGTTTTTGGCGAAAATGCAAATGAAACTGTGCCGGCTCCACTAAGAGCACGTGATGAAAAGGCACAGGGTGAAGCAATGGCTGACAGATCGATGGCTAACTGGCGATCATTGAATCTATTGCAGGGTTATGAACGCTCTGGTTCACAATGGGTTGATGATACCATAACCCCGACCCGCCTTGGTGAATCTGTGAATGTACGCCTTGCACAGTTCGAAGGTCAGAAACTTGTTCCTTTGCGAGGTCCTGATGATCTTTCATGGGAACTTAGTCAATTAAGCATAAGCGGAGGGCGTGTTAAATTTGTGGATGATCATGGCGAAGAGTTGAATAAATGCATAGAAGAGGCACAGGTCTCAATGAGAGATAAGGGTAAATGGAGTGTATTGATCCCTATGGGGTCTGATGATGGCGTTAATTGGACAGGTAATGCGAAGAACAAACACAACGATCGTGTCGATCTTGCATATGATGCACGGATCGGACTTAGGATGTGCAATAAATAA
- the casA gene encoding type I-E CRISPR-associated protein Cse1/CasA: MTFNLIHEKWIWVQRQDGTRSMIAPWQITDEIGSNPIISLDEPRPDFNGSMIQFLIGLVQTTMSPKSDGKWRKRFISPPTPEELLETFEKVAHVFDLDGDDERFMQDHEHIEGAKNRVDALLMEMPGVQTLKHNADHFQKRDTVTQMCLPCCVTALFNLQLNAPAGGQGHRTSLRGGGPLTTLVLGSNLWQTIWLNVISDENFKGLGDVDNCEISDIYPWMGPTRTSEKKNAMTTPMDVNPKQMYWGMPRRIRLDLDDLIEGACDVCGCESDKLVSNYVTKNYGYNYDGGWCHVLSPHNENKNGLLPRHPQPGGITYRHWLGLVQHDPDKGLYSSLAFERFVQKQKDLSDLGDVFKNTPQLWAFGYDFDNMKVRCWYESTMPLFNVADELRQSYEQIVSRLVKTAEIIAYNTRSCVKKALFGDNTPRGDLSFIDSRFWHDTESEFYNILNQLTDVVNDEAMVLELKMKWHKELSRISEKLFDDSSQSMQFSVIDPERAALAHKDLRKFNSDGGKKIRETLGLPDKKKK, encoded by the coding sequence ATGACATTCAATTTGATCCATGAAAAGTGGATATGGGTACAGAGACAGGATGGCACAAGGAGTATGATAGCTCCCTGGCAGATCACAGATGAGATTGGATCGAATCCAATTATCTCTCTGGATGAGCCACGTCCTGATTTCAATGGCTCAATGATACAGTTTTTGATAGGACTTGTACAGACCACTATGTCTCCAAAAAGTGATGGGAAGTGGAGAAAACGTTTTATCAGTCCACCTACACCGGAAGAGTTGTTAGAAACTTTTGAGAAGGTGGCTCATGTGTTTGATCTGGATGGGGATGATGAGAGATTTATGCAGGACCATGAGCATATAGAAGGTGCTAAAAACCGCGTAGATGCTCTACTCATGGAAATGCCGGGTGTTCAAACCCTCAAACATAATGCCGATCATTTTCAGAAAAGAGATACTGTGACACAGATGTGCTTGCCATGTTGTGTCACTGCATTATTCAATTTACAATTAAATGCACCTGCAGGAGGACAGGGGCATAGGACATCACTCAGAGGAGGAGGTCCGTTAACAACTTTGGTTCTGGGCAGTAACCTATGGCAGACCATATGGTTGAATGTTATCTCGGATGAAAACTTCAAAGGACTTGGTGATGTTGACAATTGTGAAATTAGTGATATTTATCCCTGGATGGGACCCACACGTACAAGTGAAAAGAAAAATGCAATGACAACTCCCATGGATGTGAATCCAAAACAAATGTATTGGGGAATGCCTCGTAGGATACGTCTTGATCTTGATGATCTAATAGAAGGAGCTTGTGATGTTTGCGGGTGCGAGTCAGATAAATTGGTTTCAAATTATGTAACAAAGAATTATGGATACAATTATGATGGTGGATGGTGCCATGTGTTATCACCACATAATGAGAATAAAAATGGGCTCTTACCAAGACATCCTCAACCAGGCGGTATAACTTATCGTCATTGGTTAGGCCTTGTCCAACACGATCCGGATAAGGGATTATATTCATCTTTAGCTTTTGAGAGATTTGTTCAGAAACAGAAGGACCTAAGCGATCTGGGCGATGTATTCAAAAATACACCGCAATTGTGGGCTTTCGGATACGATTTTGATAACATGAAAGTTCGCTGCTGGTATGAAAGTACTATGCCACTGTTCAATGTTGCTGATGAGTTGAGACAGAGTTACGAACAGATCGTATCCCGACTTGTAAAAACTGCTGAAATCATAGCATACAACACCCGAAGCTGTGTCAAAAAAGCATTGTTCGGTGATAATACGCCTAGGGGAGATCTTTCTTTCATCGATTCCAGATTTTGGCATGATACTGAATCCGAGTTTTACAATATTCTCAATCAATTAACTGATGTTGTGAACGATGAAGCAATGGTCCTTGAGCTGAAAATGAAATGGCATAAGGAATTATCCCGAATCTCGGAGAAGCTCTTTGATGATAGTTCTCAGTCGATGCAATTCAGTGTCATAGACCCTGAACGTGCGGCTTTAGCCCACAAGGACCTGAGAAAGTTCAACTCAGACGGAGGTAAAAAGATAAGAGAAACATTAGGTTTGCCTGATAAAAAGAAAAAGTGA
- the casB gene encoding type I-E CRISPR-associated protein Cse2/CasB — protein MAWWKNMENERGDRADLRRCHNVVEVVFNPTYHRLWSELNKIGFGNKDSVALIAGVLAHVKNNQGGESFAAQMASLNGGSNSQVSGLRFKRLLKIEEKAELFSSIVRVVKLMDGNVNICNLANSLYWWNDITKKQWAFSYYEKAPRNNS, from the coding sequence ATGGCATGGTGGAAAAATATGGAAAATGAAAGGGGTGATCGAGCAGATCTTCGTAGATGCCACAATGTTGTAGAAGTGGTGTTCAATCCGACCTATCACAGACTATGGTCAGAGCTGAACAAGATCGGGTTTGGAAATAAGGATTCAGTTGCATTGATAGCAGGAGTATTGGCTCATGTTAAAAATAATCAGGGTGGAGAATCGTTTGCTGCTCAAATGGCAAGTCTGAACGGTGGTTCTAATTCCCAGGTCAGTGGATTACGCTTTAAGAGACTGTTGAAGATCGAAGAAAAGGCAGAACTTTTCAGTTCAATTGTTCGTGTTGTCAAACTCATGGATGGAAATGTGAACATTTGCAACCTTGCAAACAGTCTGTACTGGTGGAACGATATCACAAAGAAGCAATGGGCTTTCAGTTATTATGAGAAAGCACCAAGGAACAATAGTTAA
- the cas7e gene encoding type I-E CRISPR-associated protein Cas7/Cse4/CasC, with translation MTKFIQIHTLVSYPPSNLNRDDLGRPKTAVMGDTQRLRVSSQSLKRAWRTSDVFKEALGDHIGIRTKGMGVSIFKALTEGSRLKDVLDNVTAPVVNELVEEKIAKEWAKMIAGVFGKSKKDTEDSLTGLEIEQLTHFSPEEITAIDELVSKIAASGTAPSKDDLDLLRKDHTAVDIAMFGRMLASNTKFNTEAAVQVSHAITVNKVAVEDDFFTAVDDLNRGEEDMGSGHLGETEFASGLFYTYICVDRELLESNLGGDKELADKSVRALVEAMAKVSPTGKQNSFASRAYASYMMIEKGKQQPRSLSVAYLEAVKGKSMLKDAIEGLKQTNENMEKVYGPCCEDRSEMNAYTGEGTLTKMLDFVTN, from the coding sequence ATGACAAAATTTATACAAATACACACACTCGTTTCATACCCACCATCGAATTTGAACCGCGATGACCTGGGAAGACCAAAGACTGCCGTAATGGGTGACACTCAGAGGCTGAGAGTGTCTTCACAGAGCTTGAAGAGAGCATGGAGAACGTCAGATGTGTTCAAAGAAGCTCTTGGGGACCACATAGGCATTCGTACCAAAGGTATGGGTGTGAGCATTTTCAAGGCATTGACAGAAGGTAGCAGATTAAAGGATGTACTGGACAACGTAACTGCACCTGTGGTAAATGAACTAGTAGAAGAGAAGATTGCTAAGGAATGGGCAAAAATGATTGCTGGAGTCTTCGGCAAGTCCAAAAAAGACACTGAGGATTCACTTACCGGGCTCGAGATCGAACAATTGACACACTTCAGTCCAGAAGAGATAACTGCAATCGATGAACTGGTTTCAAAAATAGCTGCCAGTGGTACTGCTCCTTCAAAGGATGACCTCGATCTTTTGAGAAAGGATCATACTGCTGTGGATATCGCTATGTTCGGAAGGATGCTTGCATCAAATACTAAATTCAATACCGAAGCTGCTGTACAGGTTTCCCATGCGATCACAGTAAATAAAGTTGCAGTAGAGGATGATTTCTTCACTGCTGTGGATGATCTGAACCGAGGTGAAGAGGATATGGGTTCAGGGCATCTTGGTGAGACTGAGTTTGCATCCGGACTTTTCTATACATATATCTGTGTTGACCGTGAACTTTTGGAAAGCAATCTCGGCGGGGATAAGGAGCTTGCAGATAAGTCTGTGCGTGCTTTGGTCGAAGCAATGGCCAAGGTATCACCTACGGGTAAGCAGAACAGTTTTGCTTCAAGAGCATACGCATCATACATGATGATCGAGAAAGGAAAACAACAGCCACGTTCGCTTTCTGTCGCTTATCTTGAAGCGGTTAAAGGGAAAAGCATGTTGAAGGATGCAATTGAAGGCCTCAAGCAGACAAATGAGAACATGGAGAAGGTCTATGGTCCATGTTGTGAGGATAGGTCTGAGATGAATGCATACACTGGTGAAGGTACCTTGACCAAGATGCTTGATTTCGTTACTAATTAA
- the cas5e gene encoding type I-E CRISPR-associated protein Cas5/CasD has product MKEYLIFRLYGPMASWGDIAVGQHRPTYDHPSKSAIFGLIAAALGIRRDEEERHLELSNAYSYGTLINSAGKLLRDYHTSQVPSAGTGRNRKTFATRKDELAVPKEELNTVLSTRDYYCDGVYTVILSCKTDTPPYSLELLGNSLKEPSFCLYLGRKSCPLALPINPKIVSASNIKEALQSVDPGEEGLVKKIEMKSPYRLYWDDPKESMTCEHTISRYDKLLSRKRWQFSKRNEYYAMVSLEG; this is encoded by the coding sequence GTGAAAGAATATTTGATTTTTCGCCTGTATGGTCCAATGGCTTCATGGGGTGATATTGCAGTAGGTCAGCATAGGCCTACCTATGACCACCCATCGAAGTCTGCAATTTTCGGATTGATAGCGGCTGCTCTTGGAATACGTAGGGATGAGGAAGAGAGGCATTTGGAACTTTCAAATGCTTATAGCTATGGCACTCTTATTAATTCAGCAGGGAAATTGCTTCGTGATTACCATACTTCACAGGTGCCTTCTGCTGGAACAGGCAGGAACAGAAAGACATTTGCTACCAGAAAGGATGAGCTTGCAGTTCCAAAAGAGGAGCTTAACACGGTTCTTTCCACAAGGGATTATTATTGCGATGGGGTTTATACGGTCATACTGTCATGTAAGACAGATACTCCCCCATATTCTCTGGAGCTTCTCGGCAACAGTTTGAAAGAACCTTCATTTTGTCTTTATCTAGGCCGTAAGTCATGTCCTTTGGCACTTCCAATCAATCCAAAAATAGTGTCTGCTTCCAATATAAAGGAAGCTTTGCAGAGTGTTGATCCTGGAGAGGAAGGACTTGTAAAGAAGATCGAGATGAAGAGTCCTTACAGACTTTATTGGGATGATCCTAAGGAATCGATGACCTGTGAGCATACTATATCCAGGTATGATAAACTGTTGAGCCGTAAAAGGTGGCAGTTTTCGAAACGGAATGAGTACTATGCAATGGTTAGTTTGGAGGGATGA
- the cas6e gene encoding type I-E CRISPR-associated protein Cas6/Cse3/CasE yields the protein MSRAKLLPEAMSSKAIRGNMGNEHNVHRLVWSLFPVNEDDKRKFIYRQDSMGSLPSFYLVSENEPIDELNVWDIDVKQYDPILKSGQKLAFSLRANPIVSKRDENDKQHRHDVVMDEKFRLKMENGGDIEPNMPDIVQRKGSEWLLRKGDMNGFSINAEQIRVDAYQNHKLFKPKGKHHVSFSTVDIVGTLTVTDPDIFRDALFKGIGPAKGFGCGMLLVRPLR from the coding sequence ATGAGTCGAGCAAAATTGCTTCCTGAAGCCATGTCAAGCAAGGCTATACGGGGCAATATGGGGAACGAGCATAATGTTCACCGTCTGGTGTGGTCTTTATTTCCAGTGAATGAGGATGATAAGAGAAAATTTATCTATCGGCAGGATTCGATGGGTAGCTTGCCATCTTTCTATTTAGTGTCTGAAAATGAACCAATTGATGAGCTCAATGTTTGGGACATTGATGTGAAACAATATGATCCTATATTGAAGTCTGGTCAGAAACTTGCATTTTCTCTTCGTGCCAACCCAATTGTTTCAAAAAGAGATGAAAATGATAAACAACACCGACATGATGTAGTCATGGATGAAAAGTTCCGTTTGAAGATGGAAAATGGTGGGGATATTGAACCCAATATGCCAGACATTGTACAGAGAAAGGGGTCTGAGTGGTTGCTAAGAAAGGGTGACATGAACGGATTCTCGATCAATGCTGAACAGATTCGTGTAGATGCTTATCAGAACCATAAGTTGTTCAAACCAAAAGGTAAGCACCATGTTAGCTTCAGCACTGTTGATATTGTGGGTACTTTAACTGTTACTGATCCAGATATTTTCAGAGATGCTTTGTTTAAGGGAATTGGACCTGCAAAAGGGTTCGGTTGCGGTATGCTTCTTGTCAGGCCTTTACGTTGA